From the Methanoculleus caldifontis genome, the window TCCTTACGGTAAGCCGCCAGATCGCGGCTGCGGGATTCCCGTGGGCACCGCTCTTCTTCTCCTTTGAGTGGCCGTCTGTAGTATATGCGCTGGACATCCTCGCGTGGGACGTCTTCTTCGCCCTCTCGATGCTCTTTGCCGCACCCGTATTCAGGACCGGCCGGCTGGAGAAGACGGTCCGGGTCCTGATGGTCGCGAGTGGCGTCCTGAGCCTCGCGGGGCTGGCCGGCGTGGCGCTTGCCGACATGGGTATCCGGAACATCGGCATCCTGGGCTACGTCGGGGTCAGTCTGATCGTATTTCCCCTGCTCGGGATCGTCTTCGGGCGTGCCCGGCAGGCATCGGAAGAGGCCGGGTGAAGCCCGGTTCGGAATCTGCAATGGAGATGATTGCAGATCTGCTGTCGCCTCACCCGGTTTCGAAGCTCGTGACGCCGTAGCACTCATCGAGCGGGAGGTCGGGGATCTCCTTCGTGCACATCCGTGCCGTACCGAAGACCGGGATCATCCCGTGCCGCTATACAAGCATCTCTAATAAAAACAAGATCACATCCTACCGATAATGATCTTCCTTCGTCACATCACTCAGGACGACATTGCTGCCATTAAAGGATGGCCTCCCTACCCTGCCGAATTCAACGATCTCGATTACGCGCTCAGAGACAGGGGCTGGCTGGATGAATACTCGCAAAAACCCGACGCGGATATTCTCATCGCCGACGATGAAGGAACAATTGCCGGATTTTCGATCATTGCACGCGAGCCAGGCGGCATTGCCGAGTTCCGGATCGCACTCCACCCGGAGAGATGCGGGCGGGGGTTGGGGAGAACCGTCACATATCTCTCGCTTATGCATGGATTTTCCGATACAACAACCGGCACCATCCGGCTTATTGTAAGGAAGAATAATCCGCGTGCAAAAGGACTGTATGAGGAGATGCACTTCCGAAATACCGGCGAGTGCATAGAGGAGATTCAGGGAAACCCTGTGGAGTTCCATCGGATGGAGATCACCAGGGTTGCATTTTACGGGGCGGATGCATGATGAAGGAAGCATTACTGGTCATCGATGTCCAGAACGAATATTTCTCCGGCAATCTGCCGATAACATACCCGAAGGCGAGCTTAATCAACATCCTTCAGGCGATGGATGCCGCATGTGCTGCAGAGATCCCGGTCATAGTGATCCGGCACACCAGCACTGCTCCGGATGCCCCGTCATTCCGGTCTGGAACCCCGGCATGGGAGCTTCATCCCGAAGTAAAGAGGCGGCCGTATGATCTGCTCGTCGAGAAGGCCCTGCCCGGGAGTTTCACCGATACCGGCCTTGATGCCTGGCTTCGAGCCCGGTCCGTCTGTTCGGTGACCATTTCCGGCTACATGAGCCAGATGTGCTGCGATTCGACCGCCCGGCAGGCATTCCATAACGGGTACGGCGTGAAGTTCCTTTCGGATGCCACCGGGACGCTCTCCGTTACCAACCGGGCCGGGACGATCTCCGATGCCGACCTTCACCGGGCGGTCCTCGTGACCCAGCAGATGCGGTTCTCGCAGGTGATGACGACCGCAGACTGGGTCCAGTCGCTGGAATTAGCGTATCGATAGCGGTATTCCGCCTGATCGCGTCCGTGGGGTTCCCATGGACATCGCTCTTCTCATCACCAATCGGGGATATCAGGCTCACCCTCGAGGTAGTCCTGCAGGTTATCGATGATGTCCTGCCGGCTTCTCGATGCATCGAGCATCCGCATGACGCCCATCTGCGGCGACGCGTAGATCCCCTTCCAGAAGTACTCGTCATACTCGCTCCGGTTGCGGTACGCGAGGACCGGCTTCTCCGGCGAGAACCGTGCGCACCTGCCGTTTGTGTTCCCCCGTGCATCGAGGAATATCCACCGGTTGTCCAGATAGACCGCGTTGTAGCAGTGAACGCAGTAGCCGAGCGAGTCGTCGTCCGCGAGGGTAATGTGCTGGTAGCAGAACCCGGCAGGAATGCCGATCCTGCGGAGCAGTGCGGCGAGCAGGTTTGCCTTCGCATGGCAGATCCCCGTCTTTTCGGCGAGGACGTCGGAGGCTTTCGCGGTTATGGTATCCGATTCGATATCGAAACTGTGCGGGATCTCGTCGCGGACAAACTCGTATGCGAGTCTCACCTTCTCAAGAGAACTCTCATCCCCTGAAAAGAGCTCTTCGACCTTCGCCCGGATCAACGGGGACGAATGATCGATGTAGGGGTGTTCTTCCAGAAAAATGCTTAAATCGGTCATGCGTGCGGGAACGGTCAGGGTTACTCAGATACTATACCGTATCGATGCTGGGGCTCTTTAAGCCTCCTTCCAATCGCGCTATGCCGGAGACCTTGCGAGTACCAGGAGAGTATGCCCTCCCGCCTGCACAGACAAAAGAGTGAGGGGCGGGGTCAGGGGGAGCCGCAAGCCCGGCCCCCTCACCCGGTCTCGAAGCTCGTGACGCCGTAGCACCGGTCGAGCGGGAGGTCGGGGATCTCCTTCGTATACATCCGTGCCGTCCCAAAGACCGGGACCATCCCGTGCCGCTCGGCGAGGGCGACGCCGGCGGCGTTCGGTTCAGGGACGTCGAGAAAGAGCGGCTGGCCGGGGACCGCCGCCGAGAGGCCGGAGTAGATCCTCTCGGCGATCTCCGGCGTATCGGCAAAGAGCGGGCCGATCTTCGCGCCCCGGCGGCAGGGCCGCACCTGCCCGTAGCCGCGGACCTCCCCGTCCTCGAGGACGGCCAGCGCCGTCGCGCCCGGCTGCGCCAGCCAGTGGCGGAGGAATCCCGGCCGCTCTGCCGGGAAGTGACGTGCGTCGTAACGGACGATAGCGTCGAAGGGAACGCCGCGAGCGTCCGTGAGGCCCGGAGGGCGGGTGCCCCCGCCGAGACCTTCGTACCGAATGTTCCGGTGCGAGAAGATGAATCCGTGGGCGGCGTAGCGGTCCTGCATCTCGAAGACCCCGTCGATCCCGAAGTTGTAGGGGGCGGCGAGCCGGTCGGCCTGCTCCTGGATCGCAAGACCGATGCCCCGGCCCCGGTATTCGGGGTCGAGGATGTAGAACCCGCCGAAGGCGAACCCGTCCCGGTAGACCATGACCGAGAACGACCCGATCAGGCGCCCGTCGTGAAGCACCGCGAAGAACGCCTGCGGGTCGACTGCGTAGTAGCAGTCGCCGTCGGAGAGGCCGGGGTTCCAGCCTTCCCGCTCTGCCCAGTCGATCGCGATCCCGACCTCGATCTTCGTCATCGGGCGAACCGTGATCTCACCTGATGCTGCCATACTACTATGCGTACTCCCCGGCGAGGGATGAAGGTTTGGAACCGATCGCGCTCCGGCCGTACCGCAAGATCGCGGACATGCCGCACACAGGGCTCCTCCCGCGGGGGGCCGTGGCAGGCATGCAGAGTCAGGTTTTTGGAGAGGTATTGCGGCAAGTTGTATCGGGGGTTACCCCAGGAGGTTCGTCCCTATGGCGTATGCCTCCTCCATCAATTCAGGCCGCTCTGAAACCGGCGGCTTTACCCCGCTCTCACAGTCCGTGGCAATCATGATCTCCCCAACAGACATTCCGGTCTTTGCCACCCAGCCTGCAAATGATTGGAGTGCCGGTTCAAAGAGCGTCGGATCGGGCATGTTCTGGACAAAGATAAAGGATACCGGACAGTGCACGGGAAACCGGGGTGACAGATCCGTTCCGAGATACGGCACGAGCCTGTCCAGCCAGGCTTTTGTCATCGCCGGGACATACCCGAAATAAACAGGTGCGGCAATGATAAGGCCGCCGGATGACTCCATCATCCGGTACACCTGCTGCATATCATCCTGGACAGTACAGCGGCTGTTGTTCTCCGTTTTGCATTGATGACAACCCCTGCAGTCATGGATTGTTAATTCATCCAGAAAGATTCCCTGCGTTGAAATCCCCTTATCATGGAGTGCCCTTTCTGCCTCATTTAAGAGAAGGCGGGTGCTGCCGTTCCGTCTCGGACTGCCCATGAGAAGCGTGACCATCTTCTGGTTACCGGTGTTGAAGTTCTGTCGCTCCATCGCTGCAGGAGATCTTGCGCTTCCACGGTGAAAAAGAGGGCAGTACTTAAAAACTTTTATAGGAATATAAAATGTACTAATGGATGAATGGCCCTTAATGGTGAATCAGACGTCCTGCCGGTCCATATATACATCCGGGTGATCGGCGGCAAATGGAAGCCTGAGATACTCTGGTTCCTGCGTGAAGGGCCGGTCCGGTTCGGCGGACTGATGAAACTGATCCCCGGCATTACCCAGGTCACGCTGACAAAGAATCTCCGTGAACTCGAGGAGGACGGTATAATAATCCGAACGGTCTACCCGGAAATTCCGCCCCGCGTAGAGTACGGCCTCACGGAGTTCGGTGAGTCGGTCTTCCCGGTGCTGGATGCGATCAGTGCATGGGGACGGAGGTTTGCCCGATATAAAAAAGAGATTGTGGAACGGTGATTCCAGGTGCCTTTGCCGCTCGGGAGTAATATTATAGGTGAAAGTCACTGTACATCTCTGAAACATCTGCGTGTATTCTATACGCACGTGACGCGGCGCAAAACCGGATTAATACCGGATGAGCGCCAAAAATAATTCAGGGATGAAACGAAACATGGAAAAAACCATTATCACCGTCGTCGGAAAGGATGCCGTGGGGATCATCGCGAAGGTCTGCACGTATCTTGCCGATAACCAGGTCAATGTCGAAGATATCTCGCAGACGATCGTGCAGGGATATTTCAATATGATGATGATCGTCGATACCAGCGGATCTCCAAAGCCGTACGCCGGAATGGTGACCGAACTCGATGAACTCGGCGACGCGATCGGTGTTCGGATCCGGTGCCAGCGGGAAGACATCTTCACGAAGATGCACCGGATCTGAGAGGTTTTTATGATCAATATTCTCGAGGTGAACGAGACCAACAAGATGATCGAGCAGGAGAAACTCGATGTCCGGACCATCACGCTCGGCATCAGCCTGCTCGACTGCTGCGACTCCGATCTCGACGCTTTAAACCGGAATATATACGACAAGATCACCCGGCTCGCTAAAGACCTCGTCTCGACGGGGAGGGAGATCGAGCTCGAGTACGGAATCCCGATCGTCAACAAGAGAATATCCGTAACCCCCATCGCACTGGTCGGCGGGCGGGCCTGCAGGTCCCCGGAAGACTTTGTCGAGGTTGCAAAGACGCTTGATAAAGCCGCACGGGACACGGGGGTCAACTTCCTCGGCGGATACTCGGCCATCGTCTCGAAGGGAATGACTCCGACCGACGAAGCGCTCATCCGGTCGATCCCGGCGGCGCTCTCCGCGACAGAGAGGGTCTGCAGCTCGGTGAATATCGGCTCGACGAAGACCGGGATCAACATGGACGCCGTGAAACTGATGGGAGAGATTGTGCGGGAGACGGCCGAGGCGACGAAGGAGAATAACTCTCTCGGCTGCGCGAAACTGGTCGTCCTCTGCAACGCCCCCGACGACAACCCGTTCATGGCCGGGGCGTTTCACGGCGTCTCCGAGGCCGATGCGGTCATCAACGTGGGCGTAAGCGGCCCGGGCGTCATCAAGCACGCACTCGAGGGGGTCCGGGGCGAGAACTTCGAGGTTCTCTGCGAGACGGTCAAGAGGACGGCCTTCAAGGTCACCCGCGCCGGGCAGCTTGTCGCCCAGGAGGCGTCGGAGCGGCTCGGGATCCCGTTCGGGATCGTGGATCTCTCTCTCGCCCCCACGCCCTCCGTCGGGGACAGCGTCGCCGAGATCCTCGAGGAGATGGGGCTCGAGTCGGTCGGCGCGCCGGGGACGACGGCCGCTCTTGCCCTCTTAAACGACCAGGTGAAGAAAGGCGGGATCATGGCAAGTTCCTTTGTCGGCGGGCTCTCGGGTGCATTCATCCCGGTCAGCGAGGACCAGGGGATGATCGACGCGGTGAACCGCGGCGCCCTCACGATTGAGAAGCTCGAGGCGATGACCTGCGTATGCTCGGTCGGCCTCGATATGATCGCGATCCCGGGCGACACGCCCGCTTCGACGATATCCGGCATCATCGCGGACGAGGCCGCGATCGGGATGATCAACAACAAGACGACCGCCGTCCGGCTGATCCCGGTGATCGGAAAGGGTGTCGGCGAGAGCGTCGAGTTCGGCGGATTGCTCGGCCATGCGCCGGTTCAGCAGGTCAACAGGTTTTGCTGCGCCGACTTCATCAACCGCGGCGGACGGATC encodes:
- a CDS encoding GNAT family N-acetyltransferase, translated to MIFLRHITQDDIAAIKGWPPYPAEFNDLDYALRDRGWLDEYSQKPDADILIADDEGTIAGFSIIAREPGGIAEFRIALHPERCGRGLGRTVTYLSLMHGFSDTTTGTIRLIVRKNNPRAKGLYEEMHFRNTGECIEEIQGNPVEFHRMEITRVAFYGADA
- a CDS encoding cysteine hydrolase family protein, with product MKEALLVIDVQNEYFSGNLPITYPKASLINILQAMDAACAAEIPVIVIRHTSTAPDAPSFRSGTPAWELHPEVKRRPYDLLVEKALPGSFTDTGLDAWLRARSVCSVTISGYMSQMCCDSTARQAFHNGYGVKFLSDATGTLSVTNRAGTISDADLHRAVLVTQQMRFSQVMTTADWVQSLELAYR
- a CDS encoding transglutaminase-like domain-containing protein translates to MTDLSIFLEEHPYIDHSSPLIRAKVEELFSGDESSLEKVRLAYEFVRDEIPHSFDIESDTITAKASDVLAEKTGICHAKANLLAALLRRIGIPAGFCYQHITLADDDSLGYCVHCYNAVYLDNRWIFLDARGNTNGRCARFSPEKPVLAYRNRSEYDEYFWKGIYASPQMGVMRMLDASRSRQDIIDNLQDYLEGEPDIPDW
- a CDS encoding GNAT family N-acetyltransferase, whose translation is MAASGEITVRPMTKIEVGIAIDWAEREGWNPGLSDGDCYYAVDPQAFFAVLHDGRLIGSFSVMVYRDGFAFGGFYILDPEYRGRGIGLAIQEQADRLAAPYNFGIDGVFEMQDRYAAHGFIFSHRNIRYEGLGGGTRPPGLTDARGVPFDAIVRYDARHFPAERPGFLRHWLAQPGATALAVLEDGEVRGYGQVRPCRRGAKIGPLFADTPEIAERIYSGLSAAVPGQPLFLDVPEPNAAGVALAERHGMVPVFGTARMYTKEIPDLPLDRCYGVTSFETG
- a CDS encoding flavodoxin family protein — translated: MERQNFNTGNQKMVTLLMGSPRRNGSTRLLLNEAERALHDKGISTQGIFLDELTIHDCRGCHQCKTENNSRCTVQDDMQQVYRMMESSGGLIIAAPVYFGYVPAMTKAWLDRLVPYLGTDLSPRFPVHCPVSFIFVQNMPDPTLFEPALQSFAGWVAKTGMSVGEIMIATDCESGVKPPVSERPELMEEAYAIGTNLLG
- a CDS encoding winged helix-turn-helix transcriptional regulator; translation: MALNGESDVLPVHIYIRVIGGKWKPEILWFLREGPVRFGGLMKLIPGITQVTLTKNLRELEEDGIIIRTVYPEIPPRVEYGLTEFGESVFPVLDAISAWGRRFARYKKEIVER
- a CDS encoding ACT domain-containing protein; amino-acid sequence: MEKTIITVVGKDAVGIIAKVCTYLADNQVNVEDISQTIVQGYFNMMMIVDTSGSPKPYAGMVTELDELGDAIGVRIRCQREDIFTKMHRI
- a CDS encoding PFL family protein encodes the protein MINILEVNETNKMIEQEKLDVRTITLGISLLDCCDSDLDALNRNIYDKITRLAKDLVSTGREIELEYGIPIVNKRISVTPIALVGGRACRSPEDFVEVAKTLDKAARDTGVNFLGGYSAIVSKGMTPTDEALIRSIPAALSATERVCSSVNIGSTKTGINMDAVKLMGEIVRETAEATKENNSLGCAKLVVLCNAPDDNPFMAGAFHGVSEADAVINVGVSGPGVIKHALEGVRGENFEVLCETVKRTAFKVTRAGQLVAQEASERLGIPFGIVDLSLAPTPSVGDSVAEILEEMGLESVGAPGTTAALALLNDQVKKGGIMASSFVGGLSGAFIPVSEDQGMIDAVNRGALTIEKLEAMTCVCSVGLDMIAIPGDTPASTISGIIADEAAIGMINNKTTAVRLIPVIGKGVGESVEFGGLLGHAPVQQVNRFCCADFINRGGRIPAPIHSFKN